A genomic window from Emys orbicularis isolate rEmyOrb1 chromosome 8, rEmyOrb1.hap1, whole genome shotgun sequence includes:
- the PDC gene encoding phosducin has translation MEEQKSASSEQDFEGQATHTGPKGVINDWRKFKLESEDRDSLPLSKKEILRQMSSPHRSLSKDDKDTRERFSRKMSMQEYELIHEEQEDESCLRKYRKRCMQDMHQRLSFGPRYGYLYELQNGEQFLEVIEKERKTVMVIVHIYEDGIKGCEALNNSLTCLAAEYSTMRFCKIKASNTGAGDRFSTDVLPTLLVYKGGELLSNFISVTEHFSEEFFAVDVESFLHEYGLLPEKEIPALGNGNTDDQDIE, from the exons ATGGAAGAGCAAAAAAGTGCCAGTTCGGAACAAGATTTTGAAGGGCAGGCTACACATACAG GGCCCAAAGGCGTGATCAATGACTGGAGAAAGTTTAAATTAGAAAGTGAAGACAGAGATTCCCTTCCTTTGAGCAAGAAAGAGATCCTCAGACAAATGTCTTCACCACACAGATCTCTCAGTAAAGATGATAAAGACACCAGAGAGAGATTCAGTCGTAAG ATGAGTATGCAGGAGTATGAGCTCATCCATGAGGAGCAAGAGGATGAAAGCTGCCTACGAAAATACCGCAAACGCTGCATGCAGGATATGCATCAGAGGCTGAGCTTTGGGCCCAGATATGGCTATCTTTATGAGCTGCAGAATGGAGAACAGTTCTTGGAAGTCATTGAGAAAGAGCGAAAAACCGTCATGGTCATTGTTCACATTTACGAAGATGGCATCAAGGGTTGTGAGGCGCTAAACAATAGCTTAACTTGCCTTGCTGCAGAATACTCCACAATGAGATTTTGTAAGATAAAGGCATCTAACACAGGTGCTGGAGACCGCTTTTCAACTGATGTGCTCCCAACCCTGCTTGTCTACAAGGGTGGGGAGCTTTTGAGCAATTTTATTAGTGTTACTGAACACTTCAGTGAGGAATTTTTTGCTGTGGATGTGGAATCTTTCCTACATGAGTATGGGCTGCTACCCGAAAAGGAGATTCCAGCACTTGGAAATGGCAATACAGATGATCAAGATATTGAATAA